From the Telopea speciosissima isolate NSW1024214 ecotype Mountain lineage chromosome 9, Tspe_v1, whole genome shotgun sequence genome, the window TATAGTGAGTCTTTTTTTTATAGAACCCTATCTACGGTTTGAGATATTGGGATCAGATTATCGCTAACCACTGATCCCGATAATTAGTCGATCTCATATTGATGAAACAGTATAAACCAGGGGTGAAATTGtcaaaaaaaacctaattttttttaagaaaacaagGGACTTGGGTTTTCTCCAGTCATGGCAAGAGTTGGAAGATCCAACCCAACAAAAACAGGGGaatggtttggtcatttcacaatgGGGCCCAACATGGGACCCACTAGttaaatgacccaaacacctcTTGCGTTggtgggctggatcctccaactcccgccacatttggaggagagccaaattcgAAAACCAGGGACAAAACCATCTGACACAATCCAATGCCAATCTGAATTGATATCATATCGATTTCTTAGATGATAGaaaaaattttattgtttttgtatttcctAAAATACTCtttaagatctcatttccttgCCAGTCAACCTTGTAACAAGTAACAATCCTGCTACAAGTAtaacagcaaaattttttcccaaATGACAAATACCCGATCCAATAGCCTAAACTAAATCCATAACTCTAtccatttcattcttttctaaAACCAATCTGagaattttggaaaaaaaaacacgacATCAAAAGGTCTTGGACTCTTGGTTGATGGTTCAACACCTGTGCCATACAAACAAGGTTTGTATTCAGCGACGGATGAGACTTGAGGGCTATGTCTACCTGCCTAGTGCCTAGTGCCTAGTGCCTAGTGCCTAGTGCCTAGTGCCTACACAGTAATAATGCACATCAAGTATCTTTGACTGTGTTAACTCTGTGTGTGTAGGGGTAAAGTTAAAGTAATTGGCTCCAATGACactggagaagagaaagaaaaagtaatTGGCTCCGGTGACcatggaaaagagaaagaaagaactcAAAGACTCAGAGAAAAGCCTTTGTTAATTggtctcttttccttttttactgTTTAATTACTTAATTAAGCTGCAAGCCTGTGTTACTAAGAGAGAACTACTAACTGCTGTGGCGGGTTTGTTGGGTCAATGGCGCAACTAGACAGGTTGGACTGATCTGATTAAAACGACAAACACATAATTGGAGGAAGAAATCCTTCCGGTGGCATACATCGGTCGACCTATTAGGTTTGAACACACAACCCAAATCGTTGACTCACCCATCACTCGTTTTTAAGAAGATTTAAAGACTTCCATATGATTGTAATTATTTTAAGAAGGATTCTATGAAGGCACGTTAGCGAAGGCAATGATGGAAATAGAATATGAAACCACCGATGTCGAGTCCTCCTGTGGCAAAGTGCCAATTGGTTCCAACGCCGTAAGCAGCGCTTCAAGCAAACACGTAGCTGACAAACATTTGAAAGATCGAGTCCGCAGCACCAACTACCACCGCCACCACACCCAAACCTGCGAGGCTGTGATAGAATAACCTTAAGCCATGGCCCATAAGACTTGCCTCCCTCTTCTCACTATTTTGTGACTTGTGGGCCTTCATGTTAGACACCGTAACCCTTTTTATATCAACCAAAGCTTTGCTGATCTCTCTTTATAGGACACTTGTCTCatcattctttcttatttatatatCTTTCTCAGTGCATAAATCACGCTTCTTCATCTTTCATCAtctctctcccactctccctctctccctctctccctctctcattaGCTTGAGATAATGGCAAACAATGGATCATTCTAGATTAATATACTATTGGGGATCTCAAGCTGTTAGATACAATACACATGGGACGGCACATGCTGTCATTCACCATCACCCCAGACCCCATATGTTCTaaagtttggtggattgccCAATTAATGGGTGTCATATGGAATAttgattttgactattcatacATTTGGATTGACACAGAGGGAAGCCCTGTGATTTAGCCACCTAATCTCATGATATTGTGGCAACATATGATGTGTTAAACCTATTTATATGTAATGTACTTATTATTAAACTTGATATATCTCTACACATAGTCTTATTTTGTTCTTCCTTCACTAGACCCAGCATTTTTTTCACTCAAAATATGGTTTTAtctaaatcaaaatttaccCAAGCTACTTTTCCCAAATCAGAAATGCTCCTAACTTCATGGTTAacagtaattttttttggaaccAAACCCCCAAGGGTTTGAGGTCAGTTACAAAGGGCCAGTCAGTTTCGATGCGATTCTGTTCTGAATCGGCTGGAATTAGTCAGATTCcacctaaaccctagaaatagAGTGTGTTATGTTTCTAATGgtgcccactctagtgtatggacgCTAGATTGGACTAGCTtaatatgggataggttaaatggtttgatttaacgtgttccatcagctttgaAGCTTTTGatgtatcgatcaagtacctaacggAGTATGAATCAACTGTTCTGAAATAGGAGAAATCAGGATTGGCCTTGGCCGATTCCGATTTTTTGAACAGACCCAAACATGTATAATTAAAGTAGATTGCAGCTTAATTAGCTATAATGAAAACCATTAGAATTTACTTTATGAGCCCAGTCTGATCATGGTGGAAGAATCTAAAGGCAGCAATGAAGACCCTTTAGCTCTAAGAAAAGAATTTCCATTTCTTAGTCACTCAGAGGAtctaccacccctactttacccttTAGGCTGTCGTATACTCATATATATAGTTTCCATGTTCTTTCCAATTTCAGAGGATCTTCTCTCCTTGGATCTCTGAGTCCAACCCCAAATTTTGCAGAGCCAGCTATTTGGTAGATCGCAATCGCAATCACAGTCACAGATTGATAATGGGGGATGAAAGAGAAGTTCTAATAAGAAAGTCTAAAAAGGACTTCAACAGATGCATTTCTCACGCAGGAGATGAGTTATGCAGCTTCAGGTCATGCCTTCGATGGATGTGTGTGGATCAGTCTAGTATATGGAGAGCTTGTCTTTCCTGGTCTCTATTCCTCCTTCTGTCGATCGTCGTTCCGCTTCTGTCTCATTTCGTCCTCGCCTGCTCAAACTGCGACGCCAGACATTACCGCCCTTATGACACTGTCATCCAATTGTCTCTCACCGCCGTCGCTaccctctccttcttctgtcTCTCCCGCTTTGTTCGTAAGTACGGTCTTCGTCGGTTCCTCTTTCTTGATAAGCTTCGCGAGGAAAGCGAGCAGGTTGGATTTGGATATATAGAGCAACTCAATGTGAGTTCTTTCTTCTGCGATCCTCTTTATTCtgattaacttttttttttttatcaattcaaTTCCAAATCGTTTATTGTTTAGTtttcaacttcaatgtgttggAGCTCTTTCGCTCAAAAGAGGAAATTTTGGTTatatctcttcctcttcttcttcctgaatTCTATTTCGAATTCCAATTTGACTGAAACTCTTTTTTTACTTGAAAAAAGAAATGATTTTGGTATCTGGGTTCCCGCTATCTGCTTATTTAGTATTCGATCATAACATTTCAATATCAAACATTTGGTGATTATGGGTCTGGATAGTATTGACAGACCTGCAAAAGCGAGGTCTCTTGTGTATCAATTCACTTCACTCTAGCAAaacagagaagatgaagaaatcaaATCCCCAAATCCCATTTAATGTAAAACCCTCTATGTTTCCATCCCAATTTGATTGAATAGCGGTTGAACTCCCACTTGTAAGCTGTAATCCAAGATTTCATTTGCTCAGATGGgtgattttcctttcttttatgaAAACTGAGACGAGAATACCTGACATGGTGTCTGCAGAGATCATGGAAGCTACTCCTAGTGTTCGTCCTTCCTTGTTTTGTTGCGGAAAGCGCCTACAAGATATGGTGGTACAGCTCCGGGGCAAGTCGGATTCCTTTCTTGGGAAACGCGGCGGTGAGCGATGCAGTGGCATGTACCTTGGAACTGTGCTCATGGTTGTACCGGACgtccatcttcttcttgatgTGCGTCTTGTTCCGGATGCTCTGCTCTCTGCAAATACTCCGGCTGCAAGATTTTGCCCTAGTTTTCCTAGTGGAATGTGATGTAGCGTCAGCGTTGAAGGAGCACTTGAGGATAAGGAGGCATCTTCGGATCATAAGCCATCGGTACCGagcttttattttgtttgctcTGCTGTTCATCACTGCGAGTCAGCTTGCTTCGTTACTTATGACCACCCGCTCCAGCGCAGTCAATAATATCTTCAATGCTGGTGAATTAGCtgtgagctctctctctctctctccaagtgAGAAGATCTCTCTTGCTTGGTTTTAGGTAACGGCATCGGATTGGATATGATTTACATTTAAATCCGATATTGATATAGTATCGGTATGGATTGACCGTATTGAACAAGTTTACCCTtgattttccttaaaaataggttttttttggaaagtatttttctgtctgagagtgtggcctacgccaacactcccatgtgtctatctctctcctcaaaataagggtagagatgtcttttcatagaCTCATGGGAACAACACTCTTGAACAGAGCTTGTCCAAATCGGTTCACCAATACGGTATCTGCCACCTTCAAAACTATGCACTATTGGTCGTATCAGGCAatctgataccaatacctcaaccCATGGGTATTTGTTCGGATTGGTTGTAGCTGCCTACCCGTATTGGAATGGTGGCATTGAAACAGGGAAGGGAAAAATAGTGGAAAAAACCCTGCTTCAAAATGTTGAGGGAAAAAAAGGGTATGATCCGGCCAATCTGTATCGGTATCAATATCAGTATTGGTATTGATGGTGGTCGATTCCAGTCTTAAATACGGATTATTATTCTCTCTAATTCCTAAAGTATGGCaatgcggcagtgctaggtggagatgtcgacatctAGTAGTTACCACATCCAATGGTCTGATCTCATTGATATGGACCGTTGGATGCAGCAACtgtcaggtgtcgacatctccacctagcgcTATCGCACTaccacactttaaggaattagagaggataattttcctctTAAATACTGTGATTTAAAGTAAAGGTGTTAATTCAAGATCGGAATAGCTACAGTGCGGACCGACCTGCTAAAACCTATAATCAACTAAATGAGAtgtttttggggtggggggaatCATTGTCTGGTCCTACAAGGGCATCGAATTTTAGATTTCATTGGAAGTGGGGTAATAATTTTGCACGCTCCTATGTCTAAGCGCAACCACGCAATAATCAAGGGACCAAATAGCATTCATTTTCCCTTAAATGGGATAGGATGGTTCTTGAGATAGGTTTCCCAAATCTCAATGGGTCCAGAACCAAAAGACCAATAAAGAACCAGAACTATTAGGAACCTTTGAAGATGTATATTTACTTATAGACACCACCAAGTAgctagagatcttttttccatttCCTAATTACCAAGAACTGTCACGTATaatggtgatttttttttttttttttttggttgaaacgtATAATGGTGATTGAAGTATTGTTGATTGGTGACAGTTATGCTCTATCACATTGCTGACGGGGCTATTAATCTGCCTACGGAGCGCCACAAAGATTACACACAAGGCACAGTCAGTGGCAGGCCTTGCTGCCAAGTGGCATGTATGTGCCACGATCGATTCTTTCGATGGTACAGATAGTGAGACACCTGTGACAGATCAGCCGGCTCGACCTCACGTACGTGATTTCCCCATCAATGCCAATGGAGAATGGGAAGACGATGAGACTGCAGATGGAGATGACGATCTCGACAACACAAATTTCATGATGCCTATTTATGCCCGCACCATCTCTTTCCACAAGAGACAGGCACTAGGTGAGCaccacccaacccaaccctcCTTGTTTGTGAAGGCCGGATTGGCAAAATCCAACCTGAACCAAACTGGTTGGATCGATCTGAATCGATCAAACAAAATTGGACTGAACCAAAAGAGAACTTCTATGGGACAGTTTCAGGTTAGGTTTTTTAGAaatcgataaaaaaaatttggcctGACCAAAACTGAAAACATAACCAAACCTGATTCCaaatcaatataaaaaaaatccaatttaaaGCTCTGTATCGTTACCAACTGTTTAGATAATTGGGCCTTGTAGTCTAGGGCATGGACATGCTTCTATTTGATCCATCAGTTACTAGTTCATCACGAGTTCATGGTAATCGGGCTATAAATGGCTCTTAAATGGGCTATAAATGTCCCTTAAATGAGTAAaaatttctacaaaaaaaaaaaaaaaatcttgttaCTCTAGAAGAATTCAAAGAAATCATTAATTGGAATTTTAATTAGGGGAtagttttcatacatggctgtgtaagccgtgcatGTGAGTGGGTGAGAGTTTTGAGGCATTAAACATGGgtggggtttatgacttttctaattctttgtgagaggggacacgaccaTGCATGCTtgcacggccgtgtatgaaatctttgacCTTTTAATTATTACCGAAAAAATTTATAAGAACTGCTTTAGGAACTAATTGAATGGTTACTAATTTGTATTTTGGTGGTGGTGAACAGTGACGTATTTTCAAAACAACGGAGCAGGGTTTTCAGTATTCGGGTTCATGTTGGACAGGTCTACACTCAATATCATCTTTGGAGTCGAGTTTTCTCTCGTCCTCTGGTTACTTGGCAAGGTCATCTCTATTTCTtaattgggcaagagatctctatttggtctCATGATTTCTACACAAACGTTTGGGCCAATGGATGACCACGTCGGCCGAGTAGATACCTGAccagggggtagaggtgtcatctcacggtgccctttGAGAGGACATAGAAAACactaccaagtagagatctttttcccttttttgggtgaaaatttcTTCCTTCCTAATATTttcctagagagagagagagagagaatgggggATCAGAGAAGTTCAGTAtcatgtttgtgtgtgtgtgatttcctgagtttgttttgttcttcttttttagGTCATGTCAGAGGTCTATTCTTTTATTGCATGTAGAttctttcatcttctcaagtgcAGTTTTAGGCCTTTGGCCATCCTGGATGCTTCTTAAGAGATCTTACTTCCCACCCATTCCATGTAAGTTGCCTCTTCATCAGGGTTTGAAGTATCGGTATTGCATCAGTATTATAGACCGGTATTGTTGGAGACTCATACTAATATGGGTGGTACCGATACATATCAACTGTATCTGCCTGATACAACCGATCTGTACTGATATTGTTACCATCCGTGGTCCGAAGTAGAGGATTAAAAATCTTCTTCTCACAGTGAACACATAATTAATGGTTGTTTATATGCCACCCTGGCTTGCAACAACATTTTGACTTGCCATAATTTGCCCTACGGTatggcagtgtttggtatgcattccaaagtatacattcttggaatgaatttcaagtcgattttgcattcccagatgataaaaataattgttttaatcgtccaagaatgtgaaatcaaaatagaatacataccaaacacaataatAGACTTCACACCCACCTCAATCATCAAACTTGAGACccaaagaagcaaaagaagtGTCTCAAAAGTGAATTCAACTAtgattaaaatagaaattagtGACATGTTTGTAATTTTGTAGAATTTCAAATGCATTGTTAACCCAGCTAACATTCTCATGTTGCAATATTCTATTGAAATTTGATCAATGAAATGGGTGAAGAACCCTTTTTAACACGGACCCACCTAAATATCAATACCAAGTAGTAAGTTGAGGAGAATTGTTAGTGCAGTTGGGAGGAGTCTCAGGAATTGTTAAAAAATCGTCACGAATAAATGATAAATTAAGATCATATCTCTCAAAGTCCAGATCAGGTCCTCGTACAAGAACCAGTCTCTCGTATGTTGCTAGGCACCAACCTCAACAGgaccccacaaggaggcaatgaggggactcacaaggggtcaaatatggtacccaaaggctccacttcttggaaagaaATTAATGACAATTAAATGTAGACTAGGTGTCGCTAAGGACACAAATCTATAAACCATAGAGTCACAGTAACTTTTTTAAATTGCTAATATGGTAAAGTTCCAACACATATAGTCTGTACCCTTAGACCAAATCTCCTACACAGCAATAATGCACATCAAGGATCTTTCAATGTGTTAACTCTGCGTGTGTGGGGTAAAGTAATTGGCTCCAATGACACTGGAGAAGTTTAAGAAAGAGTAATGGGCTCCGGTGACCCTGGAAAAGAGAACGAAATTAAAAATTCAAAGACTCAGAGAAaagtgtgggtttagtcccacatcgggtgtgtgtgtGGTATGTATTGTGTATATCTGCCATTCCACGGTTCAAAAaatcgattaaccttttgggattagtGTGtcgtttgtgtgattacactttgtttcataaaaaataaaaaaaataaaaactcagagAAAAGCCTTTGTTAATTGggtctcttttcttttttgacttttgttttggtagaactcttttcctttttgactGTTTGCTTAATTAAGCTGCAAGCCTGTGTTGCTGAGAGAGAGATACTGCTGTGGCGGGTTTGTTGGGTCTGAGATAATGGCGCACCTGGACAGGTTGGACTGAAAACACAACCCAAATCGTTGACTTCACCCATCAATAGTTTTGAGAAGATTAAAGACTTCCATATGATTGCAATTATTTtaagatgaagagagagagagagagggattcaATTTCCACATAGTAAGTAGGATTCTATAATAGAATATGAAACCTATGTTGAGTCCTCCTGTGGCAAAGTGCCGGTTGGTTCCGGCGCCGTAAGCAGCGCTTCGAGTAAACACGTAGCCGGACAAACACTTGGAAGATCCGAGTCCCCACTACCAACAACCACCGCCACCGCAACCGCACCTGCGAGGCTGTGATCGAATAACCTTAATCCATGATGGCCCATAAGACTTGTCTCCCTCTATTTTTTCACTCTCACTCTTCtgtgaattttctttttattctttaattttccctttaaagAATTAGTTGGTTTGGCTGTGGGGCGTGGGCCTTCATGTTTGACACCGAATCCCTTTTCTATATGAACCAAAGCTTTATTGATCCCTCTTTATAGGACACTTGTCTCatcattctttcttatttatatcTTTCTCAATGCATAAATCACGCTTCTTCATCTTTCGATCatcatctctccccctctctcatTAGCTTGAGATAATGGCAAACAATGGATCATTCTAGATTAATAAACTATTGGGGGTCTCAAGCTGTTAGATACCATACACATGGGAAGGCACATGCTCTCATTCATCATCACCCCACACCCCATAGATTCTAAAGTTTGGTGGATTCCCCCAATTAATTGGTGTCATATGGAATATTGatgattttgactattcatacATTTGGATTGACAGAGAGGGAAGCCCTGTGATTTAGCCACCTAATCTCATGATATTGTGGCAACATATGATGTGTTAAAACTATTTTGTACTTCCTTCACTAGACCCAGCATTTTTTCCACTAAAAATATGGTTTTAtctaaatcaaaatttaccCAAGCTACTTTTCCCAAATCAGAAATGCTCCTAACTTCATGGTTAAcggtaaatttttatttttttttggggggaacaAAAGCCCTAAGGGGTTGAGGTCAGTTACAAAGGGCCAGTCAATTTCGATTTGATTCTGTTCTGAATCGACTGGAATTAGTCAGGTTCCAtttgaaccctagaaatggaaTGTGTTATGTTCCTAATGGTGCTCACTCTAATGTATGTGCGTTAAATTGGACCAACCTAGTATGGCATAAGTTAAAGGGTTCGATTTAACACGTTCCATCAGCGTTTGACATCAGCTTTGAAGCTTTTAacgtatcgatcaagtacctaacagaGTGTGAATCAACTGTTCCAAAATATGAGGAATAAGGATTGGCCTTGGCCaatttcgatttttttttaacagaccCAAACATGTATAATTAAAGTAGATTGCAGCTTAATTAGCTATAATGAAAACCATTAGAATTTACTTTATGAGCCCAGTCTGATCATGGTGGACGAATCTAAAGGCAGCAATGAAGACCCTTTAGCTCTAAGAAAAGAATTTCCATTTCTTAGTCCTCCTATTTCAGAGgatcttctctcctttttttgatgaaagtgtaatcacacaaaccacacaccaatcccaaaaggagGATCTTCTCTCCTTGGATCTCTGAGTCCAACCCCAAATTTTGCAGAGCCAGCTATTTGGTAGATCGCAATCGCAATCACGGTCACAGATTGATAATGGGGGATGAAGGAGAAATTCTAATAAGAAAGTCTAAAAAGGACTTCAACAGATGCATTTCTCACGCAGGAGATGAGTTACGCAGCTTCAGGTCGTGCCTTCGATGGATGTGTGTGGATCAGTCTAGTATATGGAGAGCTTGTCTTTCCTGGTCTCTATTCCTCCTTCTGTCGATCGTCGTTCCGCTTGTGTCTCATTTCGTCCTCGCCTGCTCAAACTGCGACGCCAGACATTACCGCCCTTATGACACTGTCATCCAATTGTCTCTCACCGCCGTCGCTaccctctccttcttctgtcTCTCCAGCTTTGTTCGTAAGTACGGTCTTCGTCGGTTCCTCTTTCTTGATAAGCTTCGCGAGGAAAGCGAGCAGGTTGGATTTGGATATAGAGAGCAACTCAATGTGAGTTCTTTCTTCTGCGATCCTCTTTATTCtgattaacttttttttttttcaattcaattccAAATCGTTTATTGTTTAGTTTTCACCTTCAATGTATTGGAGCTCTTTCGCTCAAAAAGAGGGAATTTTGGTtatatcttcctcttcttcttcctgaatTCGATTTCGAATTCCAATTTGACTGAAACTCTTTTTTtacttggaagaagaaatgaTTTTGGTATCTGGGTTCCTCCTATCTGCTTATTTAGTATTCGATCATAACATTTCAATATCAAACATTTGGTGATTATGGGTCTGGGTAGTATTGACAGACCTGCAAAAGCGAGGTCTCTTGTGTGTCAATTGACTTCACTCTagcaaaacagagaagaagaagaaatcaaatccCCAAATCCCATTTAATGTAAAACCCTCTATGTTTCTATCCCAATTTGATTGAATAGGAGTTGAACTCCCCCCTGTAAGCTGTAATCCAAGATTTCATTTGCTCAGATGGgtgattttcctttcttttatgaAAACTGAGACGAGAATACCTGACATGGTGTCTGCAGAGATCATGGAAGCTACTCCTTGTGTTCGTCCTTCCTTGTTTTGTTGCGGAAAGCGCCTACAAGATATGGTGGTACAGCTCCGGGGCAAGTCGGATTCCTTTCTTGGGAAACGCGGCTGTGAGCGATGCGGTGGCATGTACCTTGGAGCTGTGCTCATGGTTGTACCGGACgtccatcttcttcttgatgTGCGTCTTGTTCCGGATACTCTGTTCTCTGCAAATACTCCGGCTGCAAGATTTTGCCCTAGTTTTCCTACTGGAATGTGATGTAGCGTCAGCGTTGAAGGAGCACTTGAGGATAAGGAGGCATCTTCGGATCATAAGCCATCGATACCGagcttttattttgtttgctcTGCTGTTCATCACTGCGAGTCAGCTTGCTTCGTTGCTTACGACCACCCGCTCCAGTGCAGTCAATAATATCTTCAATGCTGGTGAATTAGCtgtaagctctctctctccgaGTGAGATGATCTCTCTTTGCTTGGCTTTAGGTATCGGCATCGGATTGGGTATTATTTACATTCAAGCCCCATACGATGCGGACATGGTATTGACATCTATCGACCGTATTGAACAAGTTTACCCctgatttttcttaaaaatagatttttttttggggaagttGTTCTCGAGGGGGATGAATATTCACATATGTGAGCATGCGTGAACGATTCACAGTCATTCAGATGGAACATTCCCACAAAATAGATTCCATCTAAATGACGATGAGTTGTTCACTTACGCTCACATTCCTCTCACTTGTAGTTCTCTATCTAAGAgagtggcctacgccaacattcccatgtttctatctctctcctcctcaaaacaaggggtagagatgtcttttcataagggaaggagagagatagactcatgggagcagcactctcggacagagaactttctcccttttactattttactcctTGTCCAAACCGGTTCACCAATATAGTATCGGCCACCTTCAAAACTATGCACTATTGGTTGAATCGAGCGAtttgataccgatacctcaaccCATGGGTATTGGTTCGGATTGGTTGTGGATACCTACCCGTATTGGAACGGTGGCATTGAAACAGGGAAGGGAAAAATAGTGAGAAAAAAGCCTGCTTTAGAATGTTGAGGGAAAAAAAGTGTATGATCGGCCAATCTGTATCGGTGTCAATGTTAGTATTGGTATTGGTGGTGGTTGATACTAGTCTTAATTacggattattatcctctctaaTTCCTAAAGTATGGCaatgcggcagtgctaggtggagatgtcaacatcTAGTAGTTGccacatccaacggtccgaagTCATTGATATGGATTGTTAGATGCAGCAGCTGctaggtgtcaacatctccacctagcgcTATCGCACTaccacactttaaggaattagaTAGGATAATTTTCCTCTTAAATACTCTTATTTAAAGTAAAGGTGTTAATTCTGGATCGGAATAGCTACACTGCGGGCTTGCCCGCTAAAACCTATAATCAACTAAATGAGATGTTTTTAGGGTGGGGGGAATCGTTGTCTGGTCGTACAACGGCATCGAATTTTAGATTTCATTGGCAGTGGAGTAATGATTTTGCACGCTCCTATGTCTAAGCGCAAGCGTGCAATAATCATACAACCAAATAGGAAATAACATTCATTTTCCCTTAAATGGGATAGGATGGTTCTGAGATAGGTTTTCCAAATCCCAATGGATTCAGAACCAACCCACCCCAGAACCAAAAGACCAATAAAGAACCAGAACTGTTAGGAACTTTTGAAGATGTAGACACCATAAGTAGAGATCTTTTGTCCATTTCCTAATTACCAAGAACTGTCACGTTTAATGCTGATTGAAGTATTGTTGATTGGTGGCAGTTATGCTCTATCACAT encodes:
- the LOC122640090 gene encoding uncharacterized protein LOC122640090 — encoded protein: MGDEREVLIRKSKKDFNRCISHAGDELCSFRSCLRWMCVDQSSIWRACLSWSLFLLLSIVVPLLSHFVLACSNCDARHYRPYDTVIQLSLTAVATLSFFCLSRFVRKYGLRRFLFLDKLREESEQVGFGYIEQLNRSWKLLLVFVLPCFVAESAYKIWWYSSGASRIPFLGNAAVSDAVACTLELCSWLYRTSIFFLMCVLFRMLCSLQILRLQDFALVFLVECDVASALKEHLRIRRHLRIISHRYRAFILFALLFITASQLASLLMTTRSSAVNNIFNAGELALCSITLLTGLLICLRSATKITHKAQSVAGLAAKWHVCATIDSFDGTDSETPVTDQPARPHVRDFPINANGEWEDDETADGDDDLDNTNFMMPIYARTISFHKRQALVTYFQNNGAGFSVFGFMLDRSTLNIIFGVEFSLVLWLLGKVISIS
- the LOC122639364 gene encoding uncharacterized protein LOC122639364 — translated: MGDEGEILIRKSKKDFNRCISHAGDELRSFRSCLRWMCVDQSSIWRACLSWSLFLLLSIVVPLVSHFVLACSNCDARHYRPYDTVIQLSLTAVATLSFFCLSSFVRKYGLRRFLFLDKLREESEQVGFGYREQLNRSWKLLLVFVLPCFVAESAYKIWWYSSGASRIPFLGNAAVSDAVACTLELCSWLYRTSIFFLMCVLFRILCSLQILRLQDFALVFLLECDVASALKEHLRIRRHLRIISHRYRAFILFALLFITASQLASLLTTTRSSAVNNIFNAGELALCSITLLTGLLICLRSATKITHKAQSVAGLAAKWHVCATIDSFDGTDSETPVTDQPARPHVRDFPINANGEWEDDETADGDDDLDNTNFMMPIYARTISFHKRQALVTYFQNNEAGFSIFGFMLDRSTLNIIFGVEFSLVLWLLGKVISIS